A single region of the Acidobacteriota bacterium genome encodes:
- the oxc gene encoding oxalyl-CoA decarboxylase, with protein sequence MTTTTGAALIAQSLKQQGVDYMFGIVGFPVYGIAHAAQQAGIQYYGFRNEQAASYAAGAVGYLTGRPGACLAVSGPGMVHGIAGLANAEKNCWPMVLLGGANDRYQNGQGAFQECPQVEAARPFSKYSAEIDAAHRAPFYVEQAVRTSIYGRPGASYLNLTNDVLTAQIDEEDVEQPPRCPEPPTSLADPREVERAVAVLREAKNPLVIVGKGAAYAHAEQEVRRFVQRTNLPVLPTPMGKGVVSDDDPHLISPARSFALQNADVILLIGARLNWILHFGLPPRFKKGVRVLQIDLNAEEIGTNVPTEVGMVGDARAVTAQLNEALDAAPFALSADNEWLASLRESGSQNQAAVQAMLEDDSEPMGYYRALREIADRLEPQDMLVAEGANTMDISRTVLPNMEPRKRLDAGTFGTMGVGTGLAIAAAAVHPDRRTICVQGDSAFGFSGMEVEVACRYDMPITFVVINNNGIGGGVSEYIPGKPLPTSTYTLGARYERVIEAFGGKGYLVEKVADLGPTLDRALASDRPALVNVLIDPKASRKPQKFAWLTR encoded by the coding sequence ATGACAACGACCACCGGCGCCGCCCTGATCGCCCAAAGCCTGAAGCAGCAGGGCGTCGACTACATGTTCGGCATCGTCGGCTTCCCCGTCTACGGGATCGCCCACGCCGCCCAGCAGGCGGGAATCCAGTACTACGGCTTCCGCAACGAGCAGGCCGCCAGCTACGCGGCCGGCGCGGTCGGCTACCTGACGGGGCGGCCCGGGGCCTGCCTCGCCGTGTCGGGTCCGGGCATGGTGCACGGCATCGCCGGTCTCGCCAACGCGGAGAAGAACTGCTGGCCGATGGTGCTGCTCGGCGGCGCCAACGACCGCTACCAGAACGGCCAGGGCGCCTTCCAGGAATGCCCCCAGGTGGAGGCGGCACGTCCGTTCTCGAAGTACTCGGCGGAGATCGATGCCGCTCACCGGGCGCCGTTCTACGTGGAGCAGGCGGTCCGCACGTCGATCTACGGCCGGCCCGGCGCCTCCTACCTGAACCTCACGAACGACGTCCTGACCGCCCAGATCGACGAGGAAGACGTCGAGCAACCCCCACGCTGCCCGGAGCCGCCGACCTCACTCGCCGATCCGCGGGAAGTCGAACGCGCGGTGGCGGTGCTGCGCGAGGCGAAGAACCCGCTGGTCATCGTCGGCAAGGGCGCGGCCTACGCCCACGCGGAGCAGGAAGTACGGCGGTTCGTCCAGCGCACGAACCTCCCCGTGCTGCCGACGCCGATGGGCAAGGGCGTCGTCTCGGACGACGATCCCCACCTGATCTCACCGGCGCGCTCCTTCGCGCTCCAGAACGCCGACGTCATCCTGCTGATCGGCGCCCGGCTCAACTGGATCCTCCACTTCGGCCTGCCGCCGCGCTTCAAGAAGGGCGTCCGCGTGCTCCAGATCGACCTCAACGCGGAGGAGATCGGCACCAATGTGCCGACCGAGGTCGGCATGGTCGGCGACGCGCGGGCGGTGACCGCGCAGCTCAACGAGGCCCTCGACGCCGCTCCCTTCGCCCTCTCCGCCGACAACGAATGGCTGGCCAGCCTGCGCGAGAGCGGGTCCCAGAACCAGGCCGCGGTGCAGGCGATGCTCGAGGACGACAGCGAGCCGATGGGCTACTACCGCGCCCTGCGCGAGATCGCCGATCGGCTGGAGCCGCAGGACATGCTGGTCGCCGAAGGCGCGAACACGATGGACATCTCGCGCACCGTGCTGCCGAACATGGAGCCGCGCAAGCGGCTCGACGCCGGCACGTTCGGCACGATGGGCGTCGGCACGGGACTCGCGATCGCGGCCGCCGCGGTCCATCCGGACCGGCGCACGATCTGCGTTCAGGGCGACTCCGCGTTCGGCTTCTCCGGCATGGAGGTCGAGGTGGCCTGCCGCTACGACATGCCGATCACCTTCGTCGTCATCAACAACAACGGCATCGGCGGCGGCGTCAGCGAGTACATCCCGGGCAAGCCTCTGCCGACGTCCACCTATACCCTGGGCGCCCGCTACGAGCGCGTGATCGAAGCCTTCGGGGGCAAGGGCTACCTGGTCGAGAAAGTGGCGGATCTCGGCCCGACGCTGGACAGGGCGCTCGCCTCGGACCGGCCCGCGCTGGTCAACGTGCTGATCGATCCCAAGGCCTCGCGGAAGCCGCAGAAGTTCGCCTGGCTCACCCGTTGA
- a CDS encoding MBL fold metallo-hydrolase gives MGIKIGDVSITPIIEIDYPVPASFLLPDATPENLAPDLDWLEPHFVTPNGERLKMIIQAFLVESRGLKIVVDTCVGNDKKRALPAWNELDGPFLQEIRDAGFPREQVDLVVCTHLHIDHVGWNTMKVDGEWVPTFPNARYVMARPEFEYWRDEGEVNWGDVFGDSVAPVFEAGLVDLVDCDHEINPELQFFPTPGHTPGHCSIAVSSGSEEGVISGDVMHHPCQCAHPEWCSIADVDRDAAVAARRGFCERFSDTGITVVGTHWAAPTAVLLTAYGDVWKTCVD, from the coding sequence ATGGGCATCAAGATCGGCGACGTCTCGATCACCCCGATCATCGAGATCGACTACCCGGTTCCGGCGTCGTTCCTCCTGCCGGACGCCACGCCCGAGAACCTCGCACCGGACCTGGACTGGCTCGAGCCGCACTTCGTGACGCCGAACGGCGAGCGGCTCAAGATGATCATCCAGGCGTTCCTGGTCGAGTCGCGGGGACTCAAGATCGTCGTCGACACCTGCGTCGGCAACGACAAGAAGCGCGCCCTGCCGGCCTGGAACGAACTCGACGGACCGTTCCTCCAGGAGATCCGCGACGCCGGCTTCCCGCGCGAGCAGGTCGACCTCGTCGTCTGTACTCATCTCCACATCGACCACGTCGGCTGGAACACGATGAAGGTCGACGGCGAGTGGGTGCCCACGTTCCCCAACGCCCGCTATGTCATGGCGCGGCCCGAGTTCGAGTACTGGCGCGACGAGGGCGAGGTCAACTGGGGCGACGTCTTCGGCGACTCCGTGGCGCCAGTGTTCGAGGCGGGCCTCGTCGACCTCGTCGACTGTGACCACGAGATCAACCCCGAACTCCAGTTCTTCCCCACTCCCGGCCACACCCCGGGTCACTGCAGCATCGCCGTCTCCTCCGGCAGCGAGGAAGGAGTCATCTCGGGCGACGTGATGCACCATCCGTGTCAGTGCGCCCACCCCGAGTGGTGCTCGATTGCCGACGTCGACCGTGACGCCGCGGTCGCGGCCCGCCGCGGCTTCTGCGAGCGCTTCAGCGACACCGGAATCACGGTCGTCGGCACTCATTGGGCCGCACCGACAGCGGTGCTGCTCACAGCGTACGGAGACGTCTGGAAGACGTGCGTTGACTGA
- a CDS encoding DUF6152 family protein encodes MSKRAMIITGVGFVVAAIAVTVPLVAHHAFGAEFDPNRPLLLKGPVVKVEWVNPHTWIHMEHTEDDGTKHVWMVEGGTPNTLLRRGLSRDDLLPGTVIIVDGYQSKDRSRRANGRDVTFEDGSKIFMGSSGTGAPRDGRDPTEPPR; translated from the coding sequence ATGAGTAAGCGAGCCATGATCATCACGGGAGTCGGCTTTGTCGTCGCGGCAATCGCGGTGACGGTGCCCTTGGTAGCTCACCACGCTTTCGGCGCCGAGTTCGATCCCAACCGTCCCCTGCTGCTGAAGGGCCCGGTCGTCAAGGTCGAGTGGGTCAATCCGCACACCTGGATTCACATGGAGCACACCGAGGATGACGGCACGAAGCACGTCTGGATGGTCGAGGGCGGCACGCCCAACACCCTGCTGCGGCGCGGCCTCTCCCGTGACGACCTCCTGCCGGGCACCGTCATCATCGTCGACGGCTACCAGAGCAAGGATCGCTCACGGCGCGCGAATGGCCGTGACGTCACCTTCGAGGACGGCAGCAAGATCTTCATGGGCTCCTCGGGCACCGGCGCGCCGCGCGACGGCCGCGACCCGACCGAGCCGCCTCGGTAA
- a CDS encoding permease prefix domain 1-containing protein, translating into MVTHDETLEAQISQWRNWLRRRPAIDEADVEELEGHLRDVVAALRERGLAADEAFLVAVKRMGNLDAVSREFAREHSERLWKQLVMPAVADGAAARAASRETWVVLALAFAAAVAIKLPELFGYPQIGSGEGFFDNRLLYFPNVSFFVLPFLAGYFAWKRRLNRAGCVRLALAFAVGGVAINSFPSVPPGHTLTLAALHLPIALWLAVGVAYTGGRWREGSGRMDFVRFSGELFIYYVLIALGGGVLMAFTSLAFDAIGADVNELVLQWLFPCGAMGAVIVAAWLVEAKQSVVENMAPVLTRLFTPLFAAVLLAFLATMVWTGRGVDVEREVLIAFDLLLALVLGLLLYAVSARDPQAPRGLFDGVQLLLIVCALVVDIVALAAIAGRISEFGLSPNKVAALGENLVLLVNLSWSAWLYGRFLAGRGPFSALVRWQTAYLPVYAAWAAFVVLVFPPLFGFK; encoded by the coding sequence ATGGTGACGCACGACGAAACCCTCGAAGCGCAGATCAGCCAGTGGCGCAACTGGCTGAGACGTCGCCCGGCGATCGACGAGGCCGACGTGGAGGAGCTCGAGGGCCACCTGCGCGACGTGGTGGCGGCACTCCGCGAACGGGGGCTCGCCGCCGACGAGGCGTTCCTGGTGGCGGTCAAGCGGATGGGCAATCTCGACGCGGTCTCGCGCGAGTTCGCGCGCGAGCACTCCGAGCGGCTGTGGAAGCAGCTCGTGATGCCGGCTGTCGCGGATGGTGCCGCGGCGCGGGCGGCGTCACGCGAGACCTGGGTCGTGCTGGCGCTGGCGTTCGCCGCGGCGGTGGCGATCAAGTTGCCTGAACTGTTCGGCTATCCACAGATCGGATCGGGAGAGGGCTTCTTCGACAACCGCCTTCTCTACTTCCCGAACGTCAGTTTCTTCGTTCTCCCGTTCCTGGCGGGCTACTTCGCGTGGAAGCGCCGGTTGAACCGCGCAGGCTGCGTCCGCCTGGCGCTGGCGTTCGCCGTTGGCGGGGTGGCCATCAACTCCTTCCCGTCCGTGCCGCCCGGCCACACGCTGACGCTCGCGGCGCTGCACCTGCCGATCGCGCTGTGGCTCGCCGTGGGCGTTGCCTACACCGGCGGACGCTGGCGCGAGGGCAGTGGCCGGATGGACTTCGTGCGCTTCTCGGGCGAGCTGTTCATCTACTACGTTCTCATCGCGCTCGGCGGCGGCGTCCTCATGGCCTTCACCAGCCTCGCTTTCGACGCGATTGGCGCGGACGTCAACGAGCTGGTGCTGCAGTGGCTGTTCCCATGTGGCGCGATGGGTGCCGTCATCGTCGCCGCGTGGCTCGTGGAGGCCAAGCAGAGCGTGGTCGAGAACATGGCGCCGGTGCTGACAAGGCTGTTCACGCCCCTGTTCGCGGCGGTGCTGCTCGCCTTCCTCGCCACCATGGTGTGGACGGGCAGGGGCGTCGACGTGGAGCGGGAGGTGCTCATTGCCTTCGACCTCCTCCTGGCGCTCGTTCTCGGTCTCCTGCTCTATGCGGTCTCCGCCCGCGACCCGCAGGCTCCACGGGGACTGTTCGACGGTGTTCAGCTACTACTCATCGTCTGCGCTCTGGTCGTCGACATCGTCGCGCTCGCCGCCATCGCCGGGCGGATCTCCGAGTTCGGCCTCAGTCCGAACAAGGTGGCGGCACTGGGCGAGAACCTCGTTCTGCTGGTCAACCTGTCCTGGTCGGCCTGGTTGTACGGGCGCTTCCTGGCCGGCCGCGGTCCGTTTTCCGCCCTCGTGCGCTGGCAGACGGCCTATCTGCCCGTCTACGCCGCGTGGGCGGCCTTCGTCGTGCTCGTCTTTCCGCCCCTGTTCGGCTTCAAGTGA
- a CDS encoding helix-turn-helix transcriptional regulator has product MDISKDLVAASAAPLVLAILVEGDSYGYAIIKRVGELSDGQLRWTDGMLYPVLHRLERLGYVEARWMKAETGRRRRYYRITKAGRARLKTQRRQWQAVDRTLRGIWRVSLPADRTWQARPDWALAPAW; this is encoded by the coding sequence ATGGACATCAGCAAGGACCTCGTAGCCGCTTCCGCGGCGCCACTCGTGCTGGCGATCCTGGTCGAGGGCGACAGCTACGGCTACGCGATCATCAAGCGGGTCGGCGAGCTGTCGGACGGTCAACTCCGATGGACGGACGGCATGCTCTATCCCGTCCTGCATCGACTTGAGCGGCTGGGCTATGTCGAGGCGCGCTGGATGAAGGCGGAGACGGGCCGGCGGCGCCGGTACTACCGAATCACGAAGGCGGGTAGGGCGCGCCTGAAGACGCAGCGCCGGCAGTGGCAGGCGGTGGACCGCACGCTGCGGGGGATCTGGAGGGTGTCCCTGCCGGCGGACCGGACCTGGCAGGCGAGGCCGGACTGGGCACTCGCACCGGCATGGTGA
- a CDS encoding PQQ-binding-like beta-propeller repeat protein yields the protein MAPAVYGQSGEDFVPVTDAMLENPDPGDWLMWRRTQNGWAYSPLDQIDRENVAELTLAWSRGLEEGSQQGTPLVYDGVMYYPNPSSVTQAIDAVTGDLLWEYKRPIPRDIATYVGGLETVNRSIAIYGGLIIDTANDGYVYALDAVTGELVWETQIVDYETEPARHSTGPIIAAGRVISGRSCRPHRGPEACFIAAHDAATGEELWRRPLIPGPGEPGNETWGDLAFENRHHVGSWMAPSYDPELELLIAGTSVTSPAPKFLLGGHEKTHLYHNSTLALEIATGEVRWYYQHLNDHWDLDHPFERLLVETAVAPDAEAVAWRNPGIEAGEMRKVVTGVPGKTGLVYTLDRETGEFLWARPTVPQNVIERIDGETGLVIENSEVVFTELEQERLICPSLLGGKDWEAGAYSPLTNAMYYPLRNLCSQMTTRIGRGAMHYALVNDTQFAPGKETLGTVYAISAETGETLWLHERLPVTMSLVSTGGGLVFGGDVGGRFWALDQETGDVLWEINLGSSVTGFPVSYEVDGRQYVAVGTGAEGGTTSTFRRLTAELRPSSNNTLFVFALP from the coding sequence ATGGCCCCTGCCGTGTACGGACAGTCCGGGGAGGACTTCGTCCCCGTCACCGACGCGATGCTGGAGAATCCCGACCCCGGGGACTGGCTGATGTGGCGCCGCACCCAGAACGGCTGGGCCTACAGCCCTCTCGACCAGATCGACCGGGAGAACGTTGCCGAACTCACGCTGGCCTGGTCGCGCGGACTGGAGGAAGGCAGCCAGCAGGGGACGCCGCTCGTCTACGACGGCGTCATGTACTACCCGAATCCGAGCAGCGTCACGCAGGCGATCGACGCCGTGACCGGAGATCTTCTCTGGGAGTACAAGCGGCCGATTCCGAGGGACATCGCGACCTACGTCGGCGGCTTGGAAACGGTCAACCGGAGCATCGCGATCTACGGCGGTCTGATCATCGACACCGCGAATGACGGCTACGTCTACGCGCTGGACGCGGTGACCGGGGAGCTGGTCTGGGAGACGCAGATCGTCGACTACGAGACGGAACCGGCCAGGCACTCGACCGGACCGATCATCGCCGCGGGCCGCGTGATCTCAGGCCGGAGCTGCCGGCCGCACCGGGGGCCCGAGGCCTGCTTCATCGCGGCGCACGACGCGGCGACGGGAGAAGAACTCTGGCGCCGGCCGCTGATCCCGGGGCCGGGCGAGCCCGGCAATGAGACCTGGGGCGACCTGGCGTTCGAGAACCGGCACCACGTCGGCTCCTGGATGGCGCCGAGCTACGACCCCGAGCTCGAATTGCTGATCGCCGGCACGTCCGTCACGTCGCCGGCGCCGAAGTTCCTGCTTGGCGGCCACGAGAAGACGCACCTGTACCACAACTCGACCCTGGCACTCGAGATAGCGACGGGTGAGGTGCGCTGGTACTACCAGCACCTGAACGACCACTGGGACCTGGACCATCCCTTCGAGCGGCTGCTGGTCGAGACGGCCGTCGCGCCCGACGCGGAGGCCGTCGCATGGCGCAATCCCGGGATCGAGGCAGGGGAGATGCGCAAGGTAGTCACCGGCGTCCCGGGCAAGACGGGCCTTGTCTACACCCTCGACCGCGAAACGGGAGAGTTCCTGTGGGCGCGGCCGACAGTGCCCCAAAACGTGATCGAGCGGATCGACGGCGAGACCGGCCTCGTGATCGAGAACTCGGAAGTGGTGTTCACCGAGCTGGAGCAGGAACGTCTGATCTGTCCGTCGCTCCTCGGCGGCAAGGACTGGGAGGCCGGCGCCTACAGTCCGCTGACGAATGCGATGTACTACCCGCTCCGGAATCTCTGCTCCCAGATGACGACGCGCATAGGTCGGGGCGCGATGCACTACGCGCTCGTCAACGACACCCAGTTCGCGCCCGGGAAGGAAACGCTCGGCACCGTCTACGCGATCTCCGCCGAGACCGGTGAGACGCTCTGGCTCCACGAACGCCTGCCGGTAACGATGTCGCTCGTCTCAACCGGGGGAGGCCTCGTCTTCGGCGGCGACGTCGGCGGCCGCTTCTGGGCGCTGGACCAGGAAACCGGCGACGTGCTCTGGGAGATCAACCTCGGCTCCTCGGTCACCGGTTTCCCTGTCAGCTACGAAGTCGACGGCCGCCAGTACGTGGCCGTGGGCACCGGTGCGGAGGGCGGTACGACCTCGACCTTCCGGCGGCTGACGGCGGAGCTCCGTCCGAGTTCGAACAACACGCTGTTCGTGTTCGCGCTGCCCTGA